GCAGGCACCACTGATTTGGAAGAGAAATAATGGTTTTCCCAGCTAAAAAGCCCAGCATATCAAAAAGAAATCCAGACAGTAACAGGAGTTggcgaggatgtgaagaaattggaactcaTACATTACAGTAGAGgttgtaaaatggtgtagctcTTTTGGAAGACAGTTGGGCATTTCCTTAAAAGTATAGGATTACTCATAGgattcactcatgtgtggaatataagaaatagtgaaaggggttataagggaaaggaggggaactaagtgggaaaaattagagagggagacaaaccatgagagtctcctaactcggaaacaaagggttgcagaaggggaggtgggtgggagatggggtaactgggtgacaggcattgaggagggcacatgatgggatgagcactagatgttatactatgtgttggcaaatcaaacttaaataaaaacaaatgtaaaaaataaaaaaagtaaaaaaaaagtataggattACCATAAGACCCAGTATTTctgtacccaaaagaattgaaaacagggactcagatacttgtacaccaatgttcattgcagtattatttataataacgaaaagatggaaacaacccaaataactatcaattgatgaatggataaacaatttgtgatatgtccatacaatggcatattcagccataaagaggtATGAAGGGCTGACAcattgctacaacatggatgaaccttgaaaacatgctaaatgcAAAAAGTCAGATACAAAAGTCCACATATTATATggttccagctttatttttttaaaagcttttttttttataaatttcgacatctttattttttttttaatttttatttatttatgatagttacagagagagagagaggcagacacacaggcagagagagggagaagcaggctccatacaccaggagcccgatgtgggactcgatcccaggtctccgggatcacgccctgggccaaaggcaggcgccaaaccgctgcgccacccagggatcccttttttaaaagcttttgtttgagaaagagagcaagtgagcatgagctggtgggagggggtgtggggaggagcagagggagaaggagaagcagaactcTCGCAGAGCAAGGaggccaacacagggctggatcccaggaccctggggtcatgacctgagctgaaggcagatgcttaactgactgagctacccaggtgcctgtgTATGGTTCCAGTTTTAAATAGAATGTGCAGAATAGGCAAACCCATAAAgatagaaagtaaattagtgattGCCTAAGCCTGAGGGAAATGGGGGAGGACTATTAGTGGGTATAAGGTTTCATAATAAGGTTATATGAGGTTTCATAATAAGGACATAAATAATGGCATGATAATTGGATTATGTTTGctggttgcacaattctgtaaatatactaagACACATTGAGTTGTATGCTTTGAGCAGGTGAtctttatggtatgtaaattacatctcaataaaacttttaaaaaacccagcATGTGGTTTAACTTGATTAGGATGGCCAGTGAGGAATTTCAATGAAGCTGTTTGGTCATAAAATAAAGATtgattaaaagaatgaataaactcCAGAGGATCACATGGATATTTTCCTTTAGAATCAGAAAATCCATCATGTTACCAGCAACCAGAAGATCAAACAACTGACATTTCTGATCAAATATATAGGCTATAGGGTGAAAAAActttgaatgtttttttcctttcttttgagaGGCTAGAGCATGAGGCAACTCAGATGATAATAGCTAATACTTATATGGATTTATTATATGTCAGATACTGTTCTAAGTGTATTGTGTTTATAAAACTTTACATTCTTTCAACCACTCTAGGAGGTAGATATCATCCTTACTTTTAGGTGAGAAactgaaactgaggcacagagaggtagaATACTTTGTTCCTAGGCAATGACAGGCCCAGGATTCCaactcaggcagtctggctcATGAACCCATGCTTATAATCACTATGCTAGAAGTGTACTGACTCAGCCTTGTCCAGGGTCACAAAGTTTATGGCAGGTGAGCAGTAAAGAATATTGATTTCATTAATTCCCCTATCTTTATAGCACCCTGGGAGAAAGAAGGTCAATAGTTGTCGTGGTTGGTCACTCTTTGACACTTAACTGTAACACtggctttaaattatttttttctggagaccTGTAACtgcaaatatataataatatcctTCTTATTCTccactttctacttttttaaaaaaatatttattcatgagacacacagagaagaggcagagggagaagcaggctccccacagggaagcccaatgtgggacttgttcctggatcccaagatcacaacccgaaccaaaggcacacgctcaaccactgagccacccaggcgtccctccacttTCTACTTCTTTCCACTCTTTTATCTGTTGGCCTTTTTTCTCTACATACTCTTTCCTCACCAGCCTACTTCTTCCTTCTCCAGTGTGAGCACAGTCCACCATACACACAGGAACTTGTTTTTGTTGTATGTTGTACTATTAATGGAAGAACTTGGAATTGATAGAGGTGCCATGAGTTTGAAATGGAATGATTTGGACAAGGGGCTAGATTTCTCACCTGTTCTCCTCCAGTGCAAATAAGTATGTTCTTAGGCATAGGAATAGATTTATGGGAGGGATGATTAGACTATTAAGAACCTgattataaatacttattttctattcACCAAAATACATCACTTAAGGGGTAATATTTTTGCTAGGCCAACCTAGTCAGTATATTGCATGTAAATTAGTCAtaaaattgccttttaaaaaatatcttctcagAGTAGCTACTCTGTGTTAATTTCTCCAGTTTCACTAAAGGATGTTTCTTCTCCCTGTTTACTTTCTTAGCATCAGAATTCAGTTGTATTTTGGAATGTGCCTAACTCACTATAAACACTACGCATCCTtgtctttcctatttatttagtaaataagaaaaacaatttaatgcATCATTGTATAAGATTACTAAGGGACTTGGTGATCTTAAAGTGGTAGTTGGAATTTTGGATTATGAATCTTTTCCACACTTGAAATAACCTCATAGCCATTTGGCTATAATCTCTTGGTttagttttcttacttttttttgttttttgggggttcttttgagagagagagaaagagagcaagcaatgtggggggggggcaaagggtaaaggagaaaaataatatcaagcaggctccatgccctgcacAGGTGAATCTGTATCTCACCTGAGATGACctcagccgaaatcaagagttggatgcttaattgactgagccacttaggtgcccctagctttctttttaagCCACTTCTGAGATGACATGACACCAGTTTGCTCTTCTATAGAAAATGctttagtatttgttgaatggctCAGTGTGCAAATCTGTAAAAATATTGAGTGGCAAAAGCACAATGAACAGTTTTATAAGACAGTGGAATTTTACTGGGCCAACAACTTTTATCTCAGCATGTTTATCAGCTTTTTAGTGCCTTAATGTCAACAAAACTGAGACAGAACTGGAACTGATACAGATTTATTATAGTAAATAAGAAATATGATTCAATCATTGGATTGTTCGGCAACATgcaccaaataaaaacaaacctaaacCAAAAAAGAggccctcgggatccctgggtggcgcagcggtttggcgcctgcctttggcccagggcgcgatcctggagacccgggatcgaatcccacatcgggctcccggtgcatggagcctgtttctccctctgcctgtgtctctgcctctctcgctctctctgtgtgactatcataaataaataaaaaaaaaaattaaaaaaaaaaaaaaagaggccctcTTTTAGTCCTGTCCAGTGTGCTGGAGCAAATGGATCCTGCCTGACGCATTGTGTAGAAGGCATTTTAAAGAACCAGGAACTGCTTTGTGGATTAAAACAGACTCAGACCCTTAACAGCTGTATTGGTTGTTTCTAGGACTCTTCATGAGAGGGCTCTTTGAACCCAGTGACTGATTATGGTCCCAACAGCTTGTAAATCCAGTGAACATATGGCTGGGTAGTAGCATGTTAAGCTCTCATGCACTTTACCCTGCTCAGTCGATCCATTAGGCGGAGTACATCTTTCCCTTTCAGCAACTCAGCAAAACTATGGCTTCAAGGCTTCAAGTGCATCAGGGCTGGTCTCCTGGCTGTATGTGATTATGTTTTCTTATTCTCATGCCTACTTAGCATTTTGTGGTGTTGCACAAAGCAACTAACTCAGAAAACTTGAAGAGTGAAAACACACTGAAATTGATAGCTGGATATTACACAGTCCATACTGATGATGTAGTTGTATTGTAAATGGTGTTCTTAAACTGCTGTGTCCTATAAGTCCAGATTTCTAAATCTATAGATTAACTCTAGCAGTAGGACATGTCAATAGGCTTctgtttgaaaaaacaaaaaaacaaaaaacaaaacaactggtTAACCCCTTGGCATGGTTTATACTTTCAGGAAGCCATGTACGTTTATTGCTTTGAGATCTTCACATCAGTGTGGTCTATTCATTTATGTCTTGCTCTTGACTTCTCTTAGCAAATATTCTAGACAAACGTTACACTTTAAGAAACGCcagcaaaaatataaatcaaaattttttatatgtttaatgcTCCTTGACCTAGTAATACTTCTTTGTAGAATTTATCCCAAGGAATTAAACAGATCGGTCAAAGATTTATACACAAAGGTATTTATAGTGGCATTATAATGAGAAATTGGAAATAACAAACATACAACTGTagagaaatggttaaaatataCTCATGTTGAAATAACATGCAACCATTactagtcattttttaaaatttattttagagagctagagtgagcacggggtgggggggggcagtgggagagggagagagagactgagaaactCCAGCAGATTCCTCTCTGGGCTCAGAGTCCGACAGGGacctcaatctcaagaccctgagttcttgacctgagctgaaaccaagagttggctgcttaaccgactgtgccccACTGTGGGGTGGGCCCCACAAGTCATGTTTTTGAAGAAAAGTTAATTACATAGGAAAATATGCacaatataatgttaagtgaagaaAACATGGAGAATAACAGTGATCATCTCTGGATGGTACAATCATGGGTACCtttatgattttctgtattttcaaaaatttctgaaatgaacaaaaattgttttaataatcaGAAAAGAATACCAAATGTCATATATACATCAATATTTATCTCTGAAAGAAATCCCAGCAAAGCTGGGGCAATTTCAGCACCTAGCTATCAAAATATGTTTGTGGAGTAGGTAGAATGATAGATGGACAGACGAATGAATAACAGTTGACACTTGTAGGTACCATTATCGAGTTTATATGACTGCAAAAATGACAAATGAAGATTTGTTAATTCAAAGGAGAAGATTCCAGACCAGTCAGCAGTTTGAAGGATGGCATGGGAGGTACTGAAGGAGTCACAAAATAAGTGAGTGGCCAATGACAGCTAAGGAGTTGTGGTCTGGCCTTGGGTCAGTTGCTGCTCTTGTTACCCAGCTATCAACACCATGTTGCCTCTTGTTCTATGTGTGTCCTTGAAATATCTATTGTGCCTGCTATTTTCATTGGTCTCTCTTCAGTTTGGCCATTGATTGAGCAAGTGTGAATGAAATCAGTCATGAGAGTTCATTTTCCATTTGACTCAGTAAATACTTTTCCATATGGGGAGAAGATATCCCAAGGCTAACTCTGGCTGGCCAACTCTCAAAGATGGGCTTATTAAACAAGAAGGAGAGTTTGGTAGATCAGAGCAACCTGTCTCTAGCACTCAAATGCGCCTGTACAGAGGGCTGTGTGTTCTTATGTTCTTAAGAGTTGTCCTCTGAAACAGGTGTGCTATGCATAATGTCAGCTATCCAAAGAATTAGTAGAAAACTTAGTCATGTCACACAGTTTTTATAACAAATTCATAAGCTCTTTATGgtaattataaatgggactgaCCTGCATTCTGTCCTACAAGGTCTTAATATCTTTTGGCTGTTTTGATCAAATTGCTGAACAGGATCTGGCTTCTTTGCCAGTTCATCAGGAGACAACATTGGATGTGTGAATGAAATCTAAGTGTTTCCTCTCCAGTGCATTCCCTTATCTGTGCTGGGACCTGTGTCAAAGAGAACCATTAGACTTTTGCATAGCATTCTGTACCTCTGCTCCTGGTGACTTATTAAATACCATGTTTATAATTGCAGCTACTCTTAAGTGTATGATAATAGTGCCTTGATGTATCTGCTGTCTTTTGATCCTGCTAAGGTATTAGATTTACTGTTTGTCTTTTTCAACCTGAGTCctcattcattttcaaaaacattcagGGGTTGAGTAATTCACAGTTTGGAGCTAACTGTCCTTGTCTTAGAGGCCATAGTATCTACAGAAATGCCAGACTCCCTAAATTGGTCAGCTGAATATTTAATTCTTCAGGATTTTTAAGGATGAGGAAGAGAACATTTTCTGAGCACTAACCAGGTGCTGTAGTTTACTAGGCATTTTCCCATACATTATCTGAGATAATCCTCTCTATAATCATATAAGGTAGGCATTATTACCccagttttacaaatgaggaagctgtAGCTTTGGCAGTTTAAATAGCTGAATCATAGTCTGAATACTGGTCTATTGGACTTCAACGCCTATGACTTTTCCACTCAACATACTGCCTCCCAGGGATAGCAAGGTTTCTTACACTGGACCTAACAATACAACAGTCACATTGCTTCCCCTCAGCTCCTTTTTCTTGTAACTAATTTCCATTCCACTTTGCTTGTATTACCTTGGCAAGATCAGTCATCTGCATCAAGGTCAGGAAATTAAACTTTGAACCACCAATAAGGAGGGCATGGATTTGAACCAGCTTCCCATCTTGTCCCCAAACCCAGTTACTGTTTGTGTTCTGTGTAGTTCCCAATAACTCAACCCAGTCCAAGAAGGTGTCTTATTGCTGGCATAAGTGGTAAATTCTTGGTGCTCAGCACTTCAAAGCACGTTGGGTTCTATCGTCCACTTGAAAGCCAAGAAGTTCTTCAGTTATGGGAACATAAAGCCTGCTATGGTCAAGGCAAGCATGGCCCTCCTCTGGGACAGAGTGGTAAATGGAGcaactgcaaaaaaataaattctaccaaAGGAGGGTTGATATGTATTAGAATGGATCAGTGAGCAACAGGCCATTTGTGCTGAAGGTAGAGGGTGAAAATAAAAGGGACTTTTCCAGAGTATGGAAATGGAAAGGAATGATCATTAACCTCTAAATGACTGAGGAAAGCCAGCTGGGAGTTCATCTAAGACTGAAGGGGAATTAAAACCCAAGTGCAAAACATCACAATGTGGTGCTATCCTGTGGAGAGGAGGATGGCCAGATTCCATCCTGGTTCTGAACATTTTAGTTTcaaatttgaatgaaaaatttCATGGGTCTCTTGGCTTTAGCCTTTACACATTAGATTCAAATGCATCCTCAGGCCATCGTTTTGAACATACCAAGGGGTTAACCTTCCAAGGTTGTTTTGGCACCAAATCCCAGACAAATTTAATCTTTTCTGTATTGGtttcttcttgccttctttgGTTGTCCACTCAGCAGCTTTCTAGGGAAATAATCTAGTTGAGGGCCTTAAGAGGCAAGGTTTCTAGGAATCCACTGTGGCGACCAGGAGGTTAAGGAAAGGGTTACAGGGAAGCTCAGGAAGACTGAGCatatttcccacatttcttcCTCAATCTGTTCTTGAATTTCTGCTGCCAGGGTTGCCCAGAGGGAGCCTGGCCACAATTCCCAGCTGCCAACAGCCATTTCCTGTACCCACAGAAAGCAGGATGAGACACCATTTCCTCGGCTGGTTTCCTGGGACAGGTCGGGGGCATCCTCTTAGGCTACTGAGTTTCTTAGGAACATGCGGATTTAAGAAGGTCAAGCTCAGACGGGAAAAAGTGGGCCCAGTGTGGAGAGCCTGGAAGTGCCTTTCTTGGCACCTACccctttttcctctgccttctcttcCAGTGTCTCAGAATTTGTGGTTCAGCACTGTCATCAGCAAGTAGCTACAAGTGACATAAGAAGCCAACTGAGAGGACGGAGCACCGAAGAGAAGAGTGGTTAGATTAGGAGGGACAGTAGCAGAAATAACCACAAGATTGGccatttccaaagaaaacagtGTTTTGAATACCATGAAGTGTGAAAGAACACAAGCTGTAGAATCCAATCCAGCTTTCTACGTTTTAGGCAAGTTCACTACCTAGAAAGTCTGATTTACATCAGGGAGGGCAGGACACCTCACTTTACCATAGTCAGTCACTATAGTAAACAGTTAAGAGGAACAATCTCATTTCTCTAGTGCTGTGCTGTCTGCTATGGTAGCTACTAGTCATATGTGActactgagcatttgaaataGGGCTACTTTGGATTGAGATGTTCTGTAAAggtaaaatacacaccagattcaGAGATTTAGCATGAAAAACCTAGTGcagaaatttttatattgattacataccGAAACCATGTTTTCGGTATATtgggttaaatgaaatattaacattaattttgcctggtgtttttcttctttaccttttttcaACATGGTtactagaacatttaaaattatatttgactgGCATTATATTTCTGCTGGGGAGTGCTGCTCTAGTGCATTCAAAAataggatttgatttttttagcaTCATTTCAGTAGTACATTTCTTTAAGGAAGTATACCTGTacaggagaaacagactcattaCAAAAGAAGGATAGGGAGAAACAGggatttgcagatgaggaaattgattCTAGAAGAAAGTTAGCACCCTGTCTCAGTTCCTCTCAGTCTGGGATGAAGGTGGTTGGCTGCCTGAAGCAAGTGCTCTCATTCCCTAGCTCCATCTAATTTCCTAGCTGGGGCCCagacaggggagggagaaggcacTCTAAAACTCCTCTGCCCTTACCGTCTTAGCCATCAAGCTGTGAGTGGGAGATAGTGGCGATAGGACAGAAATTTTCCCTGGGCCTCTCAGGGCGACCAGCCCTGGCTGAGAGAAGGAGAAGGCACGAAGTGAACCCCTTCTTCACTCCCAGGACCATCTCGTAGAGCTGCTGCTGCACCTCTTTCTGCCAATAGGCATAGATGAGTGGGTTGAGCAGGGAGTTGCCCACACCGAGCAGCCACAGGTACCGTTCCAGCACCAGGTAGAGGTAGCACTTCTGGCAGGCCACCTGCACAATGCCAGTGACAAGGAATGGGGTCCAGGACAGAGTGAAGCTCCCAATGAGAACAGCCACGGTGCGAACAGCCTTAAAGTCACTGGGAGTCCGTGGAGGCCGGCATGCTCCAGTCCCGGCTCCTGCTTGTTCCATCTTTCGGATCTGCTGGCTGTGCATGGAGGCAATCTTGAGCATGTCGCAGTAGAAGAAGACAAAGAGCAGCAGGGCTGGGAAGAAGCCAACGCAGGAGAGGGTCAGCACAAAGCGTGGGTGAAACACAGCAAAGAAGCTGCAGGTACCGTGGTAGGTAGTCTGCTGGAATACGGGGACTCCAAGTGGGAGGAAGCCAATGAGGTAAGACACCAGCCACAGCCCACCAATGCAGGCTCCCGCCATGAGCCCATTCATGATCTGGAGGTAGCGGAGGGGCTGCTTGATGGCAAGGTACCTGTCAAAGGCAATCAGCATGACTGTCAGGACAGAGGCAGCGGCGGAAGAAGTAACAAATGCCATCCGAAAGCTGCACAGGGTCTTCTGTGTGGGCCGAGCCGGGGTGGAGAGCTGGTCTGTGACCAGGCCAGAGATGGCCACACCAAGCAAGGTGTCAGCCACAGCCAGATTCAAGGTGAAGCAGAGACCGACACCATCATTCTTGTGTATCAACAACAGCACAGCCACGGCCACTAGCACATTAACAGCAATAATGAGGGAGGCCAGGACAGCAAGGATCACTCCAAATGGGAAAGATGACTCCATGTCTTGAAGTGGTAGGACTTCCACTTACCAGGGCATGCTGGCTCTCTGGCTCAGATTCTCATGGACTAGGGGAGAAAGAGGTGGGTTCAGAGCTGTAGCACAGGTCTGGCCACCGCTGGCAGTACAGGCTGGCAGCTTGCCATCTCTGAGATCCTGCTGGTCACGAAGAATCCCTCACCCCCTCTCTTTCAGTCCTCGGCCTCTTGCCTCTCCCACTCTCTGAAGGTGACAGTCCCAGTGCGGACCTCCCCCTGGGCCTTGAGCTAGTCCCTCCTCCTCCAACAACCAAGTTACTAGACAACTCCTGAGTACCTGGTACATACTGTCTGGCCAGACTATCTTCCTTCATTTATGCTTTGAGGACTTTTCTTTGGAGGGACTGGGGCACTCATCAAGTCTCCTGTCTGGCAAAAGATATAACAGACTCTAATCAcactttttcttcctccatcGCTTTATATGAAACTTCCCCTTCTTTTCCTCAGCCTCAACTAGCTTAACAACTAATCTCAGCTTAATTTAGTACTTGCTTCATAATGAATTCTCAGTCAATACTATTACTGCTTTCAATCAAGCAGGATGATCATAATCAGTTGAagtgagggcagggcaggctaTTTCAGCGCCCAGCATACTTTCAGGGGAGTTACCACACATTTaagctgcttttttaaaaaatcttttgcttCCTAACACCTCAGATTCTAATTCTCTCGAATAGGATGTGCTGTTCCCCTCTTATCCATCAGAACTCAGCTGATTCCGAAGGGCAGGAACACGAAAGGAGAAACTTGTGAATGGTGGTTATTCAGTTTAGAATAGAGCCTATTCCCTGTCTAAAGCTGCTATCTTTGGCTATACTCATTGAAAACATGTCCCTGATCATAAGTACTGGCCTCCAAcctttcgcttttttttttttttaagattttatttatttattcctgagagacacacagaagcagaaacataggcagagggagaagtgggctccctatggggagcccagtgcggtactcgatcccaggaccccgggatcatgacctaagccaaaggccaatgctcaaccactgagccaccctggcacccttaGCCTTGTAATTCTTGATCCTGCAGACCCAAGATCTCCCTGAGATGTGACAAAAGGAGGCGG
The nucleotide sequence above comes from Canis lupus dingo isolate Sandy chromosome X, ASM325472v2, whole genome shotgun sequence. Encoded proteins:
- the GPR119 gene encoding glucose-dependent insulinotropic receptor; translated protein: MESSFPFGVILAVLASLIIAVNVLVAVAVLLLIHKNDGVGLCFTLNLAVADTLLGVAISGLVTDQLSTPARPTQKTLCSFRMAFVTSSAAASVLTVMLIAFDRYLAIKQPLRYLQIMNGLMAGACIGGLWLVSYLIGFLPLGVPVFQQTTYHGTCSFFAVFHPRFVLTLSCVGFFPALLLFVFFYCDMLKIASMHSQQIRKMEQAGAGTGACRPPRTPSDFKAVRTVAVLIGSFTLSWTPFLVTGIVQVACQKCYLYLVLERYLWLLGVGNSLLNPLIYAYWQKEVQQQLYEMVLGVKKGFTSCLLLLSARAGRPERPRENFCPIATISHSQLDG